tagAAAATAACTATCCAAAAAACATTTTATCTAAAATCCAATAAACTATCCAAATTATCTAAAAGTATCACTCggtataaataaaaaccatttaACCTAGCCATTAAATCCCAGTCGTGGGTATTGTTGTTTCTCTAGCTAAATCTGTTGAGATGATGTCATGTTTTGCTGTAGTCCTTAACTTTATAAGATTTATACCGTAATAGAATTGGAGTGGGATGATGAAGTGgggtaacttttttttttgtgttttgtgtCGTGAATCAAGTAAAATATGTCTGATCTAAATGATTAGAATACATGCTGAATAttgttatattaaaaatgtgATTGGAAATCACGAAAACATGGTTTTTCTTGCAATACACGCAATACAAGCTAATTAGTGTATTTGTTTCCTcttaaaatgattgtttttgtCTTCTTCTATGTGAGTATTCCCATGTGTTCTATGGCAAATCTGGAAGTTGAAGAACGCGATGGTCTTTGAAAATGTCCAATACAATCCCATTTCAATCATTTCAAAAGCAGAGGTAGAGGCTGACATTTGGTTTGCTACCAATAGCCCCTCGGGAGGTGTTGAAAGAAGGAAGACGAATGTTGTTCAGCTAGTCAGGGGTTGGCAAAGTCCTCCTCGTGGGCTGTCAAAATGTAATACCGGTTCTTATTGGGATGCTATGAGAAAGATGAGTGGTGCCTCTTGGATTATTCTTGACCATTTGGTTCAATCTCTGTTCATTGTTTCATTTGTATTCTAGTGTAAACTCTGAAATGGAAGCGAAATTACTTGCAATGTTCTAGGCTGTGGACATCATGCGAAGTATGAAGTGGCACAACTTCATTTTTGAATCCACATCCACCTTTGCAAGAGTGGTTATGCTTTAGCTTCCCGTGGCCTGGTGCTCTTATATCTGAAATTATCCCTCGCCTTCATTCCTTTGGTCGATGGAGTATAGAGCACGTCACTAACAGCAGTAACAATGCAGCTGAAGCAATCACTGTCAAAATAAATTTGCTTATCAGATTTTAAATGAGCTTTtaatataaatagatattttttgatcaaataaatatctatttaGTTCCATTTAGTTTAATAGATTTTGAATTGGTAGTTCGACTAAGGCTCATTTATTAAATGGagttttctttaaaattaaCATAGATCTTATTAACCTGTTTAActtaatatgttttaattagttaaaaagattttaattaaaaaaaaaaatctaaaaaattatatatattctaaaatcatttttttcaaaatttcgttttccatttcttcaattttttgtttttttttaaataaaaaactaagtttttttttttaaaaaaaacactctttgatttttttcttaataattttaataattagagTTTTTATTCCAAATAATATCACTTTAAATGgatttaaacatttaaatataatatttacgAATCTGAATAGGCctaaacatgttttaaaaaatgaaatttaaaatttcatgtaAAAGCTCCATTGTAGAATTGATTCCTAATGATTAATCAAGAAGACACCTCTTTAGGACACACGACTAGCACTCGCTATTCTGTTACATCTTAGCAGTGTTAGCAGTGTAGAGTGTGGGAACTGTATGAgagaagttttgaagttgtTGTATTTGCAACCGACGTAGATAACATCATACCATATTTTCATATGCTGTGAAGGAGTTGTACGATCTTCATTTACACTCATTTTCTTGTTAAACTAATTTAAGAAGAGGAACTTTGGTTTAAAAACACTTAAAAACTATTTACTTCTCAGTTATAGGTTTATTAGTTTGTCCCGCTCTGGTTATCTTGCTCGCCTAGTTACTCATGagatttttcttctttaaaaaaGTTATCCACATTTTGTTTTTCTCCGTTAAATTTGCTATTTTACTAATCagattttctatttatttagaaCTCAGCGGTGTGATTTAACATGACAATGTTATTTAAAAGACAGAATTGAGCCTTAGGCCAGCAAACGTTGTAGCTTATTCCTTTTGTGATGTGGATGTAATGTGTATTTAAGCATGAACAAACCAGACATTTGTTGTGACAAATTACAAATACCCATCAAGGTTCCCTTTATTAATGTTGCCAAATTACTACACTCCCACTGGAAGCTTGATTGAaggtaactaaaaaaaaaaaaaaaaaaaaaaacttaaaacataggaAAAGAGTAGTAGCTGTAGCTTATTCCAGAGTTTGTAGAATAGGGAAGCAAATCTAAGTGGGAACAAACGTTTGCTGAACTTGCTAGGATAACACACGTGGGCGTTTGCGGCTCGTCTCTTCGGCTCCAAAATTAAGTGGTATTGGTGGGGATCAACTTCCATTATGTTTGGAGTCTCATCACCGGAATGCGTGCAGAAGCGTGTGGTTCCTTAGATTGGAGATCCAGCTGAGGAGGGTTGCTGCTGCTTTCCCCCTGAAACAAATCAATGATGATCACGTGGGTCATTTTTGTTTAACCGGGTTACAATGTATTCGTACCTCACGTAGCGTACCTCTGACTGAGTTTGAGGAACAAATATCATCACTGATTGCAGACACTGTGAAGGTCCGGTGTCTGGGAGTGAAATTATAGAGCGTTATCCGAATTTGGAAAAGGTACTGCTGCCCATCAAGATCCGCAAGGCAGCTTGAAAGCTCATACCCTCCACTGCCATTAACCTGTCGCAGTtgtaaaagtttttaaatgaCAATTAACTATAAACAGGTGAGAAGCAAGAGATTAAATAAGTGTAACTATGGACGTTAACCTCCTCAAGAGAGACTGtggttacattttttttttttgtcctctTGGACTGACAACAAACGTATTACTTTTCATGGACATCGTCAACAGCCAACTCAAAGTGATACATGAGGAGTTTACGTTTACGTCCAAGTCTTATTTAAACTTGGATAGGTATGATTATGTAGGACTCTTTGTTACCTTAAAACCCAGGCGATCTTGGGTGATACACATTTGTTGCGGTATAGTTGAGTCCATGATTTGTCCAACTTCCTGCTGCAACCGGTGCAAGAAACGTACGACCAACCATTCTGTTGTAGCATACTTCCAAGCTTTAAAAAGGAAGTTAGCTTTCTGGGTCTTTACGGAGACAATGGAGAAAAAGTAGGTGGgacaagttttatttttaaagttaagaaatgatagaaaatagagttttggaaacctGGTTGTTTGACGTGGCTATGTACGTGTGGAGGCCTGCTATTGAAACATGTACGTGGGAAAGCCTTGGTTGGTTCAACACCCAAGATGCGTCCAAAGATATATTTTAGCAAGCATGCCATATAGTTATAGCTAATATTGATTGGACAATAGACAGCAGAAGCGATGTACAAATGAAACGCAGTTGGTTATCTAAGCGTGGGTTAAAAAGTAGAATACTATGGTGATGCTCTGTTTGCATAACACTTTACACTGACCTATTGGTGAAAGCTTCGATGGCAAGGATGTTGGTGTCCAAATAAAATTTGGTCGCCGGGGTGGAGTTCAGATAGAGATTACCTAACATGACCGAGTGTGCGTTAGTGAGTGAGAGTTACACATAGCTAGCAATATATTTGCATAGAAAAGATTGACCATCTGTATATGCACAATGTGAAATATAGGTGACCATACCTCCAAAAACTTTGGGATTTGGTTGGAAGATGAAAGGGCTATCCGTTCTCTTGTACATATTAGTGCAACGTCCAACTTCGAAACCACCAACTTTCACAATGGCACCTGCTCGTAAAGCTCCATGGTATTCATTAAGAATTGTAACTCttattttttaactaatttgTTTCTGAAGTATATGTTGATTAATACAATTAGTTTTTATTGAGAGTTTATAGTTGTTATCCTCATACAGTTATATACTTTGCCAacctattatttattttttctaccaATCCGAATTGTGGAAATCCATTATGGTAAAAGTCATTTTTGGCTTTCACCAGACGGAACTGACACAAATGACCATTTTAGAAGCTAATATCTCCACCAGAAGCTAATATCTCCGATGCGTCCACACATTCAAAAGCACTACTTACTCGGGCAGTATACCATAAGTTAAGGACTTTAGAGCCTTGTCTGAGTTTAGTTCCATAGATTCGTGGACTAAAATAGAACAGCCTGTCTTCTTCCACAGAGGTCAGCATTCTTGATACCAGCTTAAAGTGATCAGGTTCGATGGGTTTATGATTATATGTAAACCTAGTTGCTTGTTGATCAGTATGGAAGAAGTTGAACGCCCATCTCCTTCTATCTTTTTGGATAGTCTCTTCTAATTATATTGACACCTGAATACTATATTTGAGAGTATGTGATCGCCTTATTTGCTTTCTTGAAACTGATTTCCTTCCCCCGTTGCTAATATGTTCTCATCATCTGCAAGTATTTGAACACTacttgttaaaaaataaaatatgaagcaGAGTAATTCTGCAATCTTTATGGATAGGACACTGTATAAGAGTTACCTTTCTGATGAGAACCAAACGGAAGAGGAAAAAGCTACCCCTTGGCTGCTGAAACTTAGGCCGTTAACAAAACCTGTAAGAACCCAAAACATTACAAACTTCATAAGGCAAGATAAATTGCATTAGATTTCATGAGAAATAAGCAAGTTTGAAGAGCATCCAGATATTGGAGCAATGGAACACTACATGCAGCCTTCTCTTGAGTTTGGTTTCCATCCCTTTCTTTGCCACaaaatatctgaaaaatatTGCAATGGCTGTTTCCACCTTCTATAGTTAGCTGTTGCAACAAAAGGCAATCAATGTTGTTACGTGAATGAGCTATAGGTTTTTGTTTTAAGTAGTTGAGAGAGCCAATACAAACCATGAGGAACACGAAAACCATTAGAAGTATGAAAGTGGTGTAATTCTTTTTCTTTAGGCAGTTATCGAGCCACTGATTACACCAAACATCCAAAGAGATAGAGCTTATGGataaccaaacaaacaaaacaacagaGTTTCAGATTCGAGAGTTAAACCACCAAACCTTACCCTGCAACTGTGAGCAAACCTTCAACACACCGTTTACATGGCTTGACACTGCGTTTTAACTTaaataaaacacaaagaaaccGTCTAGAGAAGTCAAACTTTCATAACAAAAGTGGTTCTGAAAAAAGCCAAACCTCTAAATCACAACGTGAGGCGATAAAAGATATAATCTTCCTCCTCATTAGGATCTGGTGTAACAGCATGATCTTTCATGGTGAAATAGTCccacaaacacacacaccaGTCACTgcattataagaaaaaattactAATATATATCCAAGACTACTGACGCTAAAATTGAATTAGGAATAGCATATCAAAGTATATCTTCCAATCTATCTAACAAAACCAATCCAGAGAGACGGAGCATTTGTTACAGGTGTTGTTTCCATGACAGAAGGGAGCATACCTGATAATCAGAAAGACACGTTCGTTAAGTTTTTCAGACACATTACCATTGCAGAGAAAGACGGATGTGTTTCAAGCGATTATCAAGACGGCGCTGAAGCAGGCGGTGTCGGGATTCCATGTCACCAATTTTGTTCGTTCACCATATTTGATGAAGTTCTGTACGGATCTTAACGTCAAACTTAGAATCTGAACAAAGTGGCTACGATTATGCCGAGATATCATTGAGATTCGTCTTCGGAGATTTGGTGGTGAAGGGGTTTATATAACGTGAAAAACAAAAGGAGTTGGAACGATAACGTCTCTTCTGATAACATGAGTAAAAACACAATTGAATGATCGAGAGTGGATGATAAATTCAGGGATGCGAAACGGTGACGACGAAGTGGAAGAGGCGGAGTTGATCTCCGCTTCCGTTGAAGATTAGAATGGAGAGGTGTGTTTGAAATGGGCCATATGAGCCCAGACGAATGGCTCAGTTTTTTTTGTACTGATTAAAGCAAATATGACGTGGCAAAATTAAAACCAttttattggttgattttttagtCCGACGTGAACATGCTCTCCTTTGAGCATATCTCCTTTTTAGTATTGATTCAACTCGCAACAAAAAGAAGCTACAAAATTTCATGAACgcacaaactaaaaaaaaacaatttttgctCACCAAAGATGGCTGCAAAATGAATTCTTTTGTATAAACCTTTTTTGTGTAAATCATCACCCATTCCACAACGACCGTTCTTTTCTCCATTAGCGACTCAAAGAACTCACCACATAGTTTCTGAAGAGGCGGGAAATTTAGCGTAGAACCGCTGAATATAGTTTCCCACGGTCTCTCTGACGATACAAAAGGTGTTGCCAACGACTCAACACTCTCCGTTCTTTTCTTGTCATAATCCGGCAACTGTCCGTACAGCGACGTGTACCCAAAATCTCCTAAAAAGATTGAGactttctctattaatataacATCAATAAAAGGACGTTAGAAAGACTTTGTTACCTGTCTCCTCGTCACCTGCAAGACCCTTCTGGGATCGAAAACAACATACTCACGGCTCCCATTTACATAAGCAAGACGAAGCTGAGACTTGTCGTCTCCTTCAAGAAATGAGATTGATCCTCTCTCAGCCTGCGAGTTagattatatttcattttagtCTCTCATTTAAACGGATGaaccattactttttttttgtgtcagaCCTTCATTACAGTCCATATAGATACATGGTTAGGATCTGATCCGTTGAACAAGAGAATGGCACCATCTCTACGGTGGAacatattcttcttttttaaagTTTCTGGGATCAGAGCCAAGACAGCAAAAGCTGATGAATCCACCGCAGATGTGACAGCTGCAGGACGAGAAGAAACCATTTACTAAGCTAAAACACAACAAGAACTTTGTGTAGGACCTTAATTTACAAAGGGACACGGTCTGAATAATTGTAAGATAGATTATAAAGAACAttgaataaatacaaaaatactgTGAATCAAACGAACTGGACAAAGAGTTTTTGCAGAGTCGAGACTTAggaatctctttccttaactcaaaaaaCGCCCCGTAGTGTAACAGTTATATGGCGATTAGAATCCCAGGATAAAACTGCATCTTTCTTCTATTCACATCAAGTCTAGCAAACCTTCATTCCATGTGTACTTTCAttgacaaatgaaaaaaaaaaaataaagagaagaaaTGGAGGAGATTGTTATTATTCACTATTGCTCAGTGGAATGAAAGGGGTATTATATAGTCTAGGAAAAAGCTAAAAATGTTTTTGGTCTTAGTGGAGATAAATATTGCATTAATTTTTggtattaaacataaaattaatcacaaaattaaaGAGATTTTTTACTTTGGTGACCAAGATTAATTCTTAACAAGAATTAATGACTTTTGACCAAGTTTTATTCTCTAAAagacttgtttatatttctaattaagtttttgtttatgtagtgatcaattacataaaataaaacttttatatagaaatataggTTGTTGGATCATGATCCATGTATCCGAACCATTATCTAAACCGAACTCAAGTCCG
This genomic stretch from Brassica napus cultivar Da-Ae chromosome C9, Da-Ae, whole genome shotgun sequence harbors:
- the LOC106404579 gene encoding uncharacterized protein LOC106404579 isoform X1, whose amino-acid sequence is MYKRTDSPFIFQPNPKVFGGNLYLNSTPATKFYLDTNILAIEAFTNSYNYMACLLKYIFGRILGVEPTKAFPRTCFNSRPPHVHSHVKQPAWKYATTEWLVVRFLHRLQQEVGQIMDSTIPQQMCITQDRLGFKVNGSGGYELSSCLADLDGQQYLFQIRITLYNFTPRHRTFTVSAISDDICSSNSVRGTLREGESSSNPPQLDLQSKEPHASARIPVMRLQT
- the LOC106404579 gene encoding uncharacterized protein LOC106404579 isoform X2 produces the protein MYKRTDSPFIFQPNPKVFGGNLYLNSTPATKFYLDTNILAIEAFTNSYNYMACLLKYIFGRILGVEPTKAFPRTCFNSRPPHVHSHVKQPAWKYATTEWLVVRFLHRLQQEVGQIMDSTIPQQMCITQDRLGFKVNGSGGYELSSCLADLDGQQYLFQIRITLYNFTPRHRTFTVSAISDDICSSNSVRGGKQQQPSSAGSPI